A single window of Oreochromis aureus strain Israel breed Guangdong linkage group 7, ZZ_aureus, whole genome shotgun sequence DNA harbors:
- the kcmf1 gene encoding E3 ubiquitin-protein ligase KCMF1, whose product MSRHEGVSCDACLKGNFRGRRFKCLICYDYDLCASCYESGATTTRHTTEHPMQCILTRVDYDLYYGGDTFSVEQPQSFTCPYCGKMGFTETSLQEHVTSEHSETSTEVICPICAALPGGDPNHVTDDFTAHLTLEHRAPRDLDESSSVRHVRRMFHPGRGLGGPRARRTNMHFTSGSTGGLSSSSSQSSTYTPSNREAMDPIAELLSQLSGVRRAAGGQINSSGPSASQLQQLQMQLQLERQQAQAARQQVETSRHATRRGNNPGNTGTAVPQPSTATANSTTVGESNPASSSHSSQFLLARLNEPKMSEAERQFLEGERADRSLFVQELLLSTLMHEESSSSDEDDRRDFGDFGAMGCVDIMPLDVALENLQLKESSSTGKEPPPPPL is encoded by the exons ATGTCCCGACATGAGG GTGTGAGCTGCGATGCGTGTTTAAAGGGCAACTTTAGAGGAAGACGGTTCAAGTGTTTAATTTGCTACGACTACGACCTGTGCGCGTCGTGCTACGAGAGCGGAGCCACGACAACAAGGCACACCACAGAGCACCCCATGCAGTGTATATTAACCAGGGTAGACTATG ATTTGTACTATGGAGGAGACACTTTTTCAGTAGAGCAGCCACAGTCATTCACATGTCCTTACTGTGGCAAGATGGGCTTCACGGAGACATCCCTACAGGAGCATGTCACCTCGGAGCATTCAGAGACTTCCACGGAGGTG atCTGTCCAATATGCGCTGCCTTGCCCGGAGGGGATCCCAACCATGTCACAGATGACTTCACAGCTCACCTCACTCTCGAACACAGAGCACCAAGAGATTTA GATGAGTCCAGCAGTGTGCGGCATGTACGCAGGATGTTCCACCCCGGGCGAGGACTGGGCGGCCCCAGAGCACGACGGACAAATATGCACTTTACTAGCGGCTCCACAGGGGGACTTTCATCCTCCTCATCACAGAGCTCCACTTACACCCCCAGTAACAGAGAGGCAATGGACCCAATCGCAG AGTTGTTGTCTCAGCTGTCAGGTGTGCGGCGTGCTGCAGGAGGGCAAATAAACTCGTCGGGACCTTCAGCCTCTCAGCTCCAGCAGCTCCAGATGCAGCTGCAGTTGGAGCGGCAGCAAGCTCAGGCGGCACGACAGCAAGTTGAGACGAGCCGGCACGCGACGCGACGCGGCAACAACCCGGGCAACACCGGCACCGCCGTCCCCCAGCCCAGCACAGCAACTGCCAACAGCACCACCGTGGGTGAAAGCAATCCTGCGTCCTCGTCCCACAGCTCCCAGTTCCTATTAGCACG GTTGAATGAACCCAAGATGTCCGAAGCAGAGCGGCAGTTCCTAGAAGGCGAGCGAGCCGACCGCAGCCTGTTTGTCCAGGAGCTGCTTTTGTCCACGCTGATGCACGAAGAGAGCTCCTCTTCAGATGAGGATGACCGCCGAGACTTCGGCGACTTCGGAGCGATGGGCTGCGTGGATATCATGCCTTTAGATGTGGCGTTGGAGAACCTCCAGCTTAAAGAGAGCAGCTCTACGGGGAAGGAGCCTCCGCCGCCGCCTCTTTGA